The genomic region GGATGGAACGCTTTCCTGCATAAACACAGCGGGATCCGGTGATCCGTATTGATTCTCCCGTGATTGTCTGAGAACCGGCTGTCCTCCTGATATCCTGCCGCATCTGAAAGCCTCATCATCCCGTACTGCCAATGACCACGTATGCCCCCGGCACATTCGCCTGCTCACGAGAATGGTCATCCGCCACCGGCCAACCGTCTCATCAGCGAGATGAGCCCGTACCTTCTCCAGCATGCGCATAACCCGGTCGACTGGTACCCGTGGGGCGAGGAAGCGTTCCTGCGGGCAGCCCGGGAGAACAAACCGGTATTTCTCTCGATTGGCTATGCCACCTGCCACTGGTGCCATGTGATGGCGCACGAATCGTTTGAGAATCCCGCCATAGCTGCGATCCTCAACCGGGATTACGTCTGCATCAAAGTGGACCGCGAAGAGCGGCCGGATATCGACAGCATCTATATGGGTGTCTGCCAGCTGATGACCGGGCACGGCGGGTGGCCGCTCTCGGTCTTCCTGATGCCGGATAAGAAACCGTTCTTTGCAGGAACCTATTATCCGCCAACAGGACGGTTCGGCATGACCGGTTTTTCGGATCTTCTAAGCAGCATCACCCGGCTCTGGACCGGTCAGCGCGAAACACTCCTCTCATCTGCAGATAAGATCCTGTCAGCGCTCGAATCCCGGGAGGATGGACAGCAGGCTGCCGATCTTGTTGATCCATCGCTCATCGATGCAGGCTACACCGCCCTTGCGGCAGCGTTCGATCCGGTCAACGGCGGGTTTGGCAGGGCCCCGAAATTCCCCACCCCACCCATGCTCCTCTTCCTCCTCCGCTATCACAAGCGGACGAAGAATAATGCTGCACTCCGGATGGCAGAGACGACCCTTAAGGCTATGCGCAGGGGCGGCATCTGCGATCAACTGGGCGGGGGATTCCACCGGTACTCGGTGGATGAGCGCTGGCTCGTTCCCCATTTCGAGAAGATGCTGTACGACCAGGCGCTCCTTCTCATGGTCTATACGGAAGCAGCTCTTCTTACCAGAGACCCGTTGTACCGGCGGACTGCTGAAGAGATCACCGGGTACATCCTTGAAGAACTCGCGGATGGGGATGGGGCGTTCATCTCCGCAGAAGATGCCGACAGCCCGGGCGGGGAAGGTGCCTTCTATCTCTGGACCTCCGATGAAATTATCTCAGTTCTCGGTGAAGAGGATGCACGGCTGGCCCTGCAGGTTTATCCTCTGGTAATACCGGGAGATCCAGCGGGAAACGTTCACAGCGCAAAAGCCGGTATACTCACCCTGGCCGCGGAGCGGTTGCCGGGTACAGCTGGCCCGGACCTCCGGAAGATCGAATCGATCCGGTCCCGGCTTCTTGCTGCCCGGGCGAAAAGAGACCGGCCGTCCCGGGATACCAAGATCCTTGCGGACAACAACGGTCTCTGCATCGCGGCCCTTGCCATGACATACCGGGCTTTTGGCAAAAGATCCGCTCTTGACGCAGCCGGGCGGGCCATGACCCTGATACTCACCCGGATGCGGATGCCGGACGGGGGCCTCTTCCACCGGTACCGGGATGGGGAGGCGGCCATTTCCGGGTTCGCCGATGACTATGCCAATGTGATCCGGGCGCTTCTGGAACTGTACCTGTCGGATTTCAACCTCTCGTGGCTTCGCGAGGCGATCGGCTTCGAGCGGTATTTCAGGGAGCATTTCCTGGATGAAAAACAGGGAAATTTCTTCTCAACCGCAGACAATGCAGAGCGCCTTCTCATCCGTAAAAAAGAATTTTACGACGGGGTTGTCCCATCGTCCAACTCTGCGATGCTTGGAAATCTTGCAATCCTCTCCCTGTTGACCGGAAACCCGGAATATGAGAAGCGTGCAGATGAGCTGGCCCGGTCCTTTGCCGGGGTTGCGAGGCCGGCACCATCTGCCTACACGGGATTCCTGTCAGCCCTGGATCTCCTCGTGAGCCCTTCAACGGTTGTAGCCATTGCAGGATCCCAGCCTTGGAACCTGGAACTTCCCATGGTCCATGAACTCAGACAGCACTATCTCCCGTCCGTTTTTGTCATCCGGTGCCCGGATCCTGAACCGGATCTGACCCGCACCCGCGATGAGCTCATGCCCTTCCTGCGGGATCTTGCACCGATCAATGGAAAAGACGCAGCATATGTCTGCACCGGGCACCGCTGCTCCCTTCCCGTGACCGGGATAAAAGACGTGCTTGGTCTGCTGGGGGAGAGTGAATGAGGATTTGATCCTTCCGTATCCCTTCCTGGTAATTGATACGTTATGCCCTGTCGGTCCGGAATTATCCCTGCCGCGTGACCCGGATGGAACAGACCCCGGCATGAAAAACTGCAGTCCGTACGGGTATGTAACAACAAAAAATAAGAAAGGTCAGAGATTCTTGAGCGCAACCAGGTCCTTGACACCGACCAGTTTCCAGACAAGGGAGCGCTCCTCTTCTGCAATCGCCACCGGGGCATCGGTAGGGGAATGGCCGAGCGCGGCAAGGATGTTACACGAGAGATTCCGCTCAACGATCAGGTCCACGAACTTCTCCCGGATGATCTTCTTCTCAATGGAATCCTGCACTTCCTCAAGATATCCCTGGAGGGTGACAAACGTATAGGAGGAGAGGTCTTTGGTGTACTTCTCTATCTCCACCGATACATACGGGCTCTTACGGAAATATTCGAGTTTTTTCCCGTACTTGGTTGAGAGGAAGTACATGAACGAGCCGTCGAAGACATAGAGGAACGGGGCGATGTACGGGTACTTCTCACCCTGGAACGCGATCCGGCAGACGTAGCCTTTCTCAATCAGCTTATCGTATTCCTGTTTTTCCATCCGCGGGATCTTGATGATCTCCATACAATCACAACAATCTGCATGACCAATAGAACCAGATAAACCTTGTTAAATTCTGCTAAAAAACGGGAAAATATATTATTTCTCAATCGGGAACCCGGCCTGCTTCCATGCCGTCATGCCCCCGAGGACATTGGTCAGCTTGCGATAGCCGTGCAGGGCCAGGTAGCTTGCCGCAAGGCTTCCCTTGTACCCTGCATCGCAGTACACAAACACCATCTCATCCCGTGGCACCCGGTCGAGATAGTGCGGCAATTCCCCAACGTACTCATGAACGGACCCGGGAATAAACCCGGCAGCGCGCCGGTTCCTGATATCCCTCACATCGAGAAGAAATACCGGCCCCCGGGCCATTTGTTCGCTGAGCTGCTGCACGGAACAGGTCGGGAGGGTGGCTACTTCCTGCCCGGCCCTTGTCCATGCGGGAAATCCCCCGGCCAGGTAGCCGGAAATGTTGTCGTAGCCGAGACGGGAACACTGGCGGTATACCTCAACCAGGTTATCGTTGAAATCATCGATGAGGACAACAGGCGTATCATAGCCCGCGAACCATCCCAGGAACGCCGAGATGCCATTCTGCCAGAGCGAGAGGCTCCCCGGGATATGCCCGGCTCCAAACCCGGTGGGAGAGCGGATGTCGATGAGCTGGCAGCCGGTTTTGCAGAGTTTCTGGACTTCCTGAACGGAGAGGGGCCGGGACGTGGGATTGCAGGGAAGCGGGGGGGCGCCGTTTTTATTGTATTCCTCCATCTTCCGGAAGTATGGCGGGAGGTAGGGAGATTCGGTGATCCTGCGGGCAATAAATCCCTCTCTCCCGAGCGCGAGCACCGGGTTTGTTTTCTGCTCGTACCCGATGGTCGAGAACGGGTGGTCGGCAATCTCCCCGCCGCAGACCGATCCTGCGCCATGGGCGGGGCAGAGGATCACGCCCTCGCCAAGCGGGAGGAGTTTTTCGGTTATGGATGCAAAGATCTTCTCCGCCATCTCGGCTTTTCTCTCATCCCCGAAAAAGTCGGTCCGGGCAATATCGCCGGCAAAGAGCGTGTCGCCGCAGAAGACCATGTAGGGCAGGTCAGAAACCTCGCGGTCCCGGACAACAAGCGAGATGCTCTCTTCGGTATGCCCGGGGGTTGCGAGTATGGCAATTTCGAGCGTGCCTACCTTGAACCGGTCCCCCTCGGTCACCGTTTTTCCGTAGGAGAAGTCCATGCCGGCCCCGTGGTAGATATCAGCACCGGTCCGCTTTTGTAAGTCAAGCGATCCGATGACATAATCCTCGTTCCGGTGCGTCTCGAAGATATGCGTGATCGTGCATTCGTGCCGGTCAGCAATCTCCTGGTAAATGAGCACATCCCGTCGGGGATCGATCACTGCTGCGTGCTGCCCGGACCCGATGAGATAGGAGTTGTGGGCAAGACCTTCTGAAAAGATCCTCTCGAAGATCATGGTACGTCACTTTATGCAGTGAAGTCCATTCCGGAAACTAAATAGGTTATGAACCGGGCACCTCTGCGTTTATGGATGGTGCTG from uncultured Methanoregula sp. harbors:
- a CDS encoding thioredoxin domain-containing protein, translating into MPPAHSPAHENGHPPPANRLISEMSPYLLQHAHNPVDWYPWGEEAFLRAARENKPVFLSIGYATCHWCHVMAHESFENPAIAAILNRDYVCIKVDREERPDIDSIYMGVCQLMTGHGGWPLSVFLMPDKKPFFAGTYYPPTGRFGMTGFSDLLSSITRLWTGQRETLLSSADKILSALESREDGQQAADLVDPSLIDAGYTALAAAFDPVNGGFGRAPKFPTPPMLLFLLRYHKRTKNNAALRMAETTLKAMRRGGICDQLGGGFHRYSVDERWLVPHFEKMLYDQALLLMVYTEAALLTRDPLYRRTAEEITGYILEELADGDGAFISAEDADSPGGEGAFYLWTSDEIISVLGEEDARLALQVYPLVIPGDPAGNVHSAKAGILTLAAERLPGTAGPDLRKIESIRSRLLAARAKRDRPSRDTKILADNNGLCIAALAMTYRAFGKRSALDAAGRAMTLILTRMRMPDGGLFHRYRDGEAAISGFADDYANVIRALLELYLSDFNLSWLREAIGFERYFREHFLDEKQGNFFSTADNAERLLIRKKEFYDGVVPSSNSAMLGNLAILSLLTGNPEYEKRADELARSFAGVARPAPSAYTGFLSALDLLVSPSTVVAIAGSQPWNLELPMVHELRQHYLPSVFVIRCPDPEPDLTRTRDELMPFLRDLAPINGKDAAYVCTGHRCSLPVTGIKDVLGLLGESE
- a CDS encoding pyridoxamine 5'-phosphate oxidase family protein — its product is MEIIKIPRMEKQEYDKLIEKGYVCRIAFQGEKYPYIAPFLYVFDGSFMYFLSTKYGKKLEYFRKSPYVSVEIEKYTKDLSSYTFVTLQGYLEEVQDSIEKKIIREKFVDLIVERNLSCNILAALGHSPTDAPVAIAEEERSLVWKLVGVKDLVALKNL
- a CDS encoding rhodanese-like domain-containing protein codes for the protein MIFERIFSEGLAHNSYLIGSGQHAAVIDPRRDVLIYQEIADRHECTITHIFETHRNEDYVIGSLDLQKRTGADIYHGAGMDFSYGKTVTEGDRFKVGTLEIAILATPGHTEESISLVVRDREVSDLPYMVFCGDTLFAGDIARTDFFGDERKAEMAEKIFASITEKLLPLGEGVILCPAHGAGSVCGGEIADHPFSTIGYEQKTNPVLALGREGFIARRITESPYLPPYFRKMEEYNKNGAPPLPCNPTSRPLSVQEVQKLCKTGCQLIDIRSPTGFGAGHIPGSLSLWQNGISAFLGWFAGYDTPVVLIDDFNDNLVEVYRQCSRLGYDNISGYLAGGFPAWTRAGQEVATLPTCSVQQLSEQMARGPVFLLDVRDIRNRRAAGFIPGSVHEYVGELPHYLDRVPRDEMVFVYCDAGYKGSLAASYLALHGYRKLTNVLGGMTAWKQAGFPIEK